A region of the Dehalogenimonas sp. THU2 genome:
CTGGCCCATAGCTCCGGACAGTATCCCGATACACTGGGATATCACCGGCCAGGCCGACGGTTTCGGCGGTAAATTCGAGGGGTTATTATTGACACCCTTGATGACGGTTGGTATCTACCTGATGTTGCTGTTCATCCCCCGCATCGATCCGAAACGAGCTAATTACGATAAATTCGCCGGTGTTTACCGGATCATCCGGACCATCATGGTTGTTTTTATGGCCGCACTGCACGGCGTCATCATCGCCTCGATCCATGGTGTCGATATCAACGTCGGCACGGCTGTCATGGTTATGGCCGGTATCATGCTCGCCGTCCTGGGCAACTATTTCGGCAAACTGAAACCCACCTGGTTCGTCGGCATCCGCACCCCCTGGACGCTCACCAGCGACCTGTCCTGGAAGAAGACGCACCAGCTCGGCGGCAAGATCTTCGTGGTGTTCGGTATACTGATGGCGCTGGCCGGGATCATCGGCCAGGACTGGTTTTTCTATGTGATCTTCGGGTTGTTCTTCGCCGCGATTATGTTCCTAGTGTTCTACTCT
Encoded here:
- a CDS encoding SdpI family protein produces the protein MKITWRSEALSLILILAMFAMSAITWPIAPDSIPIHWDITGQADGFGGKFEGLLLTPLMTVGIYLMLLFIPRIDPKRANYDKFAGVYRIIRTIMVVFMAALHGVIIASIHGVDINVGTAVMVMAGIMLAVLGNYFGKLKPTWFVGIRTPWTLTSDLSWKKTHQLGGKIFVVFGILMALAGIIGQDWFFYVIFGLFFAAIMFLVFYSYIVWKSDPERGNGLKKS